In the genome of Pseudomonas sp. P5_109, one region contains:
- the hemW gene encoding radical SAM family heme chaperone HemW encodes MTRESSASPLIFGGDAQSPRATLPVLPPLALYIHIPWCVRKCPYCDFNSHTASPVLPEEEYVDALLADLDQDLHAVYGRELSSIFFGGGTPSLFSADSLGRLLKGVEQRIPFASDIEITLEANPGTFEQDKFVAYRKLGINRLSIGIQSFQQEKLEALGRIHNGDEAVRAAGMARQAGFDNFNLDLMHGLPNQSLDDALADLHTAIALKPTHLSWYQLTLEPNTVFWNQPPTLPEDDTLWDIQEAGQALLAEHGYAQYEVSAYALPGRPARHNLNYWSFGDFIGIGAGAHGKLSHPDGRIIRTWKTRLPKDYLNPAKSFRAGEKALGNDEMPFEFLMNALRLTEGVESRLYPERTGMTLESLAEGRLEAEQSGLLQVEPSRLVATARGQLFLNDLLQKFLT; translated from the coding sequence ATGACCCGTGAATCATCCGCGTCGCCGCTGATCTTCGGCGGCGACGCTCAATCGCCTCGAGCGACCCTGCCTGTGCTGCCGCCACTGGCGCTGTATATCCACATCCCGTGGTGCGTGCGCAAATGCCCTTACTGCGACTTCAACTCCCACACCGCCAGCCCTGTGCTGCCGGAAGAAGAGTACGTCGACGCCTTGCTGGCCGACCTCGATCAGGACCTGCACGCCGTCTATGGTCGTGAGTTGAGCTCGATTTTCTTCGGTGGCGGCACGCCGAGCCTGTTCAGTGCTGATTCGCTGGGTCGATTGCTCAAAGGCGTCGAACAACGCATCCCGTTTGCCAGCGACATCGAAATCACGCTGGAAGCAAATCCGGGGACGTTCGAGCAAGACAAGTTCGTGGCGTACCGGAAGCTGGGGATCAATCGCCTGTCGATCGGCATCCAGAGTTTCCAGCAAGAAAAGCTTGAGGCCCTGGGGCGGATTCACAACGGCGACGAAGCCGTACGCGCCGCTGGCATGGCGCGGCAGGCCGGGTTCGACAACTTCAACCTGGACTTGATGCATGGCTTGCCGAATCAGTCCCTGGACGACGCCTTGGCCGACCTGCACACAGCCATTGCCCTGAAACCGACACACCTGTCGTGGTATCAACTGACCCTGGAACCGAACACGGTGTTCTGGAACCAGCCGCCGACGCTGCCCGAAGACGATACGCTGTGGGACATCCAGGAAGCCGGGCAAGCGCTGCTGGCCGAACACGGTTACGCACAGTACGAAGTATCGGCCTATGCATTGCCCGGTCGCCCGGCGCGCCACAACCTCAATTACTGGAGTTTTGGCGACTTCATTGGCATCGGCGCCGGCGCCCATGGCAAGCTCAGCCATCCGGACGGACGCATCATTCGCACCTGGAAGACCCGCCTGCCGAAGGATTACCTGAATCCGGCAAAAAGCTTCCGGGCCGGCGAGAAAGCGCTGGGTAACGATGAAATGCCGTTCGAATTCCTGATGAACGCGCTGCGCCTGACTGAAGGCGTCGAATCGCGGCTGTACCCGGAACGTACCGGCATGACCCTGGAAAGCCTTGCCGAAGGCCGCCTTGAAGCCGAACAAAGCGGCCTGTTGCAGGTCGAACCGTCACGTCTGGTAGCCACCGCGCGCGGACAACTCTTCCTCAACGACTTGCTGCAGAAATTTCTGACATAA
- the proC gene encoding pyrroline-5-carboxylate reductase: MSKTRIAFIGAGNMAASLIGGLRAKGLEAAQIRASDPGEETRARVSAEHGIETFADNAQAIDGADVVVLAVKPQAMKAVCEAIRPSLKPHQLVVSIAAGITCASMNNWLGAQPIVRCMPNTPALLRQGVSGLFATAEVTAEQRQHAQELLSAVGIALWLNEEQQLDAVTAVSGSGPAYFFLLIEAMTAAGVKLGLPADIAAQLTLQTALGAAHMAVSSDVDAAELRRRVTSPAGTTEAAIKSFQANGFEAMVEKALGAAAHRSAEMAEQLGQ, from the coding sequence ATGAGCAAGACGCGTATTGCCTTTATCGGTGCCGGCAACATGGCCGCCAGCCTGATCGGCGGCCTGCGGGCCAAGGGTCTGGAAGCGGCGCAGATCCGTGCCAGCGATCCGGGCGAAGAAACCCGTGCCCGCGTGAGCGCTGAGCACGGCATCGAAACCTTCGCCGACAACGCCCAGGCCATCGACGGCGCCGACGTCGTCGTCCTCGCGGTCAAGCCGCAGGCGATGAAAGCCGTGTGCGAAGCGATTCGCCCAAGCCTCAAGCCCCATCAGCTGGTGGTGTCGATTGCCGCAGGCATCACTTGCGCCAGCATGAACAACTGGCTCGGCGCCCAGCCGATCGTGCGCTGCATGCCCAACACCCCGGCGCTGTTGCGTCAGGGCGTGAGCGGCCTGTTCGCCACCGCCGAAGTGACTGCCGAACAGCGTCAGCACGCCCAGGAGCTGCTGTCCGCGGTCGGCATCGCCCTTTGGCTGAATGAAGAGCAGCAACTGGACGCCGTCACTGCCGTTTCCGGTTCGGGCCCGGCGTATTTCTTCCTGCTGATCGAAGCCATGACCGCCGCGGGTGTGAAACTCGGTCTGCCGGCGGACATCGCCGCGCAACTGACATTGCAAACCGCACTGGGCGCCGCCCACATGGCTGTCTCCAGCGACGTCGACGCCGCCGAGTTGCGCCGCCGTGTCACCTCGCCTGCTGGCACCACTGAAGCTGCAATCAAGTCGTTCCAGGCCAATGGTTTTGAAGCCATGGTCGAGAAAGCACTCGGCGCTGCCGCGCATCGCTCGGCCGAGATGGCCGAACAACTGGGTCAATAA
- a CDS encoding type IV pilus twitching motility protein PilT: MDITELLAFSAKQGASDLHLSAGLPPMIRVDGDVRRINLPALDHAQVQALIDAIMNDAQRVDFENHLETDFSFEVPGVARFRVNAFNQNRGAGAVFRTIPSKVQSMDELGMGDVFRKMTDAPRGLVLVTGPTGSGKSTTLAAMIDYLNTHRHHHILTIEDPIEFVHEPRKCLINQREVHRDTRSFASALRSALREDPDVILVGEMRDLETIRLALTAAETGHLVFGTLHTTSAAKTIDRVVDVFPGDEKSMVRSMLSESLLAVVSQTLVKKVGGGRIAAHEIMLGTSAIRNLIREDKVAQMYSAIQSGGALGMQTLDMSLKDLVARGVISRDHAREKARSPDGF, translated from the coding sequence ATGGATATCACCGAACTGCTGGCATTCAGCGCTAAACAGGGTGCATCCGACCTGCACTTGTCCGCCGGCCTGCCGCCGATGATTCGGGTAGATGGCGATGTGCGGCGCATCAACCTGCCGGCCCTCGATCATGCTCAGGTGCAGGCGCTGATCGATGCAATCATGAATGACGCCCAGCGGGTGGACTTCGAGAACCATCTGGAAACCGACTTTTCCTTTGAAGTGCCCGGTGTGGCGCGTTTTCGAGTCAATGCATTCAATCAGAACCGTGGCGCGGGCGCGGTGTTTCGCACCATCCCGTCGAAAGTGCAGAGCATGGATGAGCTGGGCATGGGGGATGTGTTCCGCAAAATGACCGATGCGCCCCGTGGCCTGGTACTGGTGACCGGTCCCACCGGCTCCGGCAAGTCCACCACGCTGGCGGCGATGATCGATTACCTGAACACTCATCGTCATCACCACATCCTTACCATCGAGGACCCTATCGAATTCGTCCACGAGCCGCGCAAATGCCTGATCAACCAGCGTGAAGTCCATCGCGATACCCGTAGTTTCGCCAGCGCCTTGCGTTCGGCACTGCGAGAAGACCCCGATGTGATTCTGGTAGGAGAGATGCGCGATCTGGAGACCATTCGCCTGGCTTTGACCGCCGCCGAAACCGGCCATCTGGTGTTCGGCACGCTGCACACCACGTCTGCGGCGAAAACCATCGACCGGGTGGTCGACGTGTTTCCGGGGGACGAGAAGTCGATGGTGCGCTCGATGCTCTCCGAGTCGCTGCTGGCGGTGGTATCCCAGACCTTGGTGAAAAAGGTCGGTGGTGGGCGCATCGCGGCCCACGAGATCATGCTGGGGACGTCGGCGATCCGCAACCTGATCCGCGAGGACAAGGTGGCGCAGATGTATTCGGCGATTCAGTCGGGAGGGGCGCTGGGGATGCAGACGCTGGATATGAGCTTGAAGGACCTGGTGGCCAGAGGGGTGATCAGTCGTGATCATGCGCGGGAGAAGGCGCGGTCACCGGATGGTTTTTGA
- the metW gene encoding methionine biosynthesis protein MetW, translating into MRADLEIIQEWIPAGSRVLDLGCGDGELLTWLRDNKQVTGYGLENDADNIAECVAKGINVIEQDLDKGLGNFASNSFDIVVMTQALQAVHYPDKILDEMLRVGRQCIITFPNFGHWRCRWYLASKGRMPVSEFLPYTWYNTPNIHFCTFADFEALCREREAKVIDRLAVDQQHRHGWASKLWPNLLGEIGIYRVSSPGLSDHKVAV; encoded by the coding sequence ATGAGAGCTGATCTGGAAATCATCCAGGAATGGATCCCCGCCGGCAGCCGCGTGCTTGACCTCGGCTGCGGCGATGGCGAACTGCTGACTTGGCTGCGCGACAACAAGCAAGTCACCGGCTATGGCCTGGAAAACGACGCCGACAACATTGCCGAATGCGTGGCCAAGGGCATCAACGTCATCGAACAGGACCTGGACAAGGGCCTGGGCAACTTTGCCAGCAACAGCTTCGATATCGTGGTCATGACCCAGGCGCTGCAAGCGGTGCACTACCCGGACAAGATCCTCGACGAAATGCTGCGGGTCGGCCGCCAGTGCATCATCACCTTCCCGAATTTCGGGCACTGGCGCTGCCGCTGGTACCTTGCGAGCAAGGGCCGGATGCCGGTTTCTGAATTCCTTCCTTACACTTGGTACAACACGCCGAACATCCACTTCTGTACCTTCGCGGACTTTGAAGCCTTGTGTCGCGAACGTGAAGCGAAGGTCATTGATCGGCTTGCCGTGGATCAACAGCATCGGCACGGGTGGGCCAGTAAGCTATGGCCTAATCTGTTAGGTGAGATCGGAATCTACCGCGTCAGCAGTCCGGGACTTTCCGACCACAAGGTCGCGGTCTGA
- the rdgB gene encoding RdgB/HAM1 family non-canonical purine NTP pyrophosphatase, translating to MTNFTQLVLASHNAGKLKELQAMLGESVQLRSIGEFSSVEPEETGLSFVENAILKARNAARISGLPALADDSGLAVDFLGGAPGIYSARYADGKGDAANNAKLLDVLKDVPEAERGAQFVCVLALVRHADDPLPILCEGLWHGRILTQASGDHGFGYDPLFWVPERDCSSAELGPGDKNQISHRARAMDLLRQRLGLK from the coding sequence ATGACCAACTTCACGCAACTCGTATTGGCCAGCCATAACGCCGGCAAACTCAAGGAACTCCAGGCCATGCTCGGCGAATCGGTGCAACTGCGCTCGATCGGCGAGTTCAGCAGCGTCGAGCCTGAAGAAACCGGTCTGTCGTTCGTCGAGAACGCCATCCTCAAGGCCCGCAATGCCGCGCGTATTTCCGGCCTGCCGGCGCTGGCCGACGATTCCGGGCTGGCCGTGGACTTCCTCGGCGGTGCGCCAGGTATCTACTCGGCGCGTTATGCCGACGGCAAGGGTGATGCGGCGAACAACGCCAAGCTGCTCGACGTGTTGAAAGACGTGCCTGAAGCCGAACGTGGCGCACAGTTCGTGTGCGTGCTGGCGCTGGTGCGTCACGCTGACGATCCGCTGCCGATCCTCTGCGAAGGTTTGTGGCACGGGCGCATCCTGACCCAGGCCAGCGGCGATCACGGTTTTGGCTACGACCCGCTGTTCTGGGTACCGGAGCGCGATTGCTCCAGCGCCGAGCTGGGCCCGGGCGACAAGAATCAGATCAGCCACCGCGCCCGTGCAATGGATCTGCTGCGCCAGCGTCTGGGCTTGAAATGA
- a CDS encoding YggS family pyridoxal phosphate-dependent enzyme, which translates to MSTIADNILQVSSRINAATLAANRAENSVRLLAVSKTKPAQDLREAYAAGLRDFGENYLQEALGKQLELADLPLIWHFIGPIQSNKTRAIAEHFDWVHSVDRLKIAQRLSEQRPADLPPLNICIQVNVSGEASKSGCTPADLPALANAISALPRLKLRGLMAIPEPTEDRAAQDAAFAAVQSLQASLNLPLDTLSMGMSHDLESAIAQGATWVRIGTALFGARDYDRP; encoded by the coding sequence ATGTCCACCATAGCAGACAACATTCTTCAGGTTAGTTCGCGCATAAACGCCGCAACACTCGCCGCCAACCGCGCCGAAAACAGTGTCCGGTTGCTGGCCGTGAGCAAGACCAAACCCGCACAAGACCTGCGTGAAGCCTACGCCGCCGGCCTGCGCGACTTTGGCGAGAACTACCTGCAGGAAGCGCTGGGCAAACAATTGGAACTGGCCGACCTGCCCTTGATCTGGCACTTCATTGGCCCCATTCAATCGAACAAGACTCGTGCTATCGCCGAGCACTTCGACTGGGTGCATTCCGTGGATCGTCTGAAAATCGCACAACGCCTGTCCGAACAACGTCCCGCCGACTTGCCGCCCCTGAACATCTGCATTCAGGTCAATGTCAGCGGTGAAGCCAGCAAATCCGGCTGTACCCCGGCCGATCTGCCGGCCCTGGCCAATGCCATCAGCGCCCTGCCGCGCTTGAAATTGCGCGGGCTGATGGCTATCCCTGAGCCGACTGAAGATCGCGCCGCCCAGGATGCCGCGTTTGCTGCCGTGCAAAGCCTGCAGGCCAGCCTGAACCTGCCACTCGACACACTTTCCATGGGCATGAGCCACGACCTTGAGTCGGCCATCGCCCAGGGTGCCACCTGGGTCCGTATCGGAACGGCCTTGTTTGGCGCTCGCGATTACGATCGGCCATAA
- a CDS encoding DUF4426 domain-containing protein — protein sequence MGRLALLLITACLSVTTMAADAIKSERQETFGDVTVHYNTFNSTYLLPDVAKAAQLTRAKDQGVINISVIKAGTPMMAEVSGTVKDLTSQSYTLNFKQVTEQGAIYYIAQYPVPQQEIRTFDIKVQTGDKINTINFNQELFPGQ from the coding sequence ATGGGTCGTCTAGCGTTGCTTCTAATCACTGCCTGCCTGAGCGTCACCACCATGGCCGCCGACGCCATCAAGAGCGAACGCCAGGAAACCTTCGGTGACGTGACGGTGCATTACAACACCTTCAACTCCACCTACCTGCTACCGGACGTTGCCAAAGCCGCCCAACTGACGCGCGCCAAGGACCAGGGCGTGATCAACATTTCGGTGATCAAGGCCGGCACGCCGATGATGGCCGAGGTCAGCGGCACCGTTAAAGACCTGACCAGCCAAAGCTACACACTGAACTTCAAACAAGTCACCGAGCAGGGAGCGATCTACTACATCGCCCAATACCCGGTACCCCAGCAGGAAATCCGCACCTTCGACATCAAGGTGCAGACCGGCGACAAAATCAACACCATCAATTTCAACCAAGAGCTCTTCCCCGGCCAATGA
- the trmB gene encoding tRNA (guanosine(46)-N7)-methyltransferase TrmB, producing MTESNDTPIQTEEGDERQHRRIKSFVMRAGRMTEGQQKGLEQGTPLFVLPLADAPVDFDQVFGRSAPRSLEIGFGMGHSLLEMAAAAPDQDFIGVEVHRPGVGALLNGVLTQGLTNLRVYDCDAIEVLNRCVADNSLDRLMLFFPDPWHKSRHHKRRIVQASFAELVRSKLKVGGILHMATDWEPYAEYMLEVMNAAPGYRNLAEDGKCVPRPVERPITKFERRGERLGHGVWDLKFEKLS from the coding sequence ATGACTGAATCGAACGACACGCCAATCCAGACGGAAGAAGGCGACGAGCGCCAACACCGCCGCATCAAGAGTTTCGTGATGCGTGCAGGGCGCATGACCGAAGGCCAGCAAAAGGGCCTGGAGCAGGGCACGCCACTGTTCGTGCTGCCGTTGGCCGACGCACCGGTGGATTTCGACCAGGTGTTCGGTCGCTCGGCACCGCGCTCACTGGAAATCGGTTTCGGCATGGGCCATTCGCTGCTGGAAATGGCAGCGGCTGCGCCGGATCAGGACTTCATCGGCGTCGAGGTTCACCGTCCGGGTGTCGGTGCGCTGCTCAATGGCGTACTGACCCAGGGTTTGACCAACCTGCGAGTCTACGATTGCGATGCCATCGAAGTGCTCAATCGCTGCGTGGCCGATAACAGCCTCGATCGCCTGATGCTGTTTTTTCCGGATCCGTGGCACAAGAGCCGTCATCACAAGCGCCGTATCGTTCAGGCGTCCTTCGCTGAGCTGGTGCGCAGCAAGTTGAAAGTCGGCGGCATTCTGCACATGGCCACCGACTGGGAACCGTATGCCGAGTACATGCTGGAAGTGATGAACGCTGCGCCGGGTTACCGCAACCTCGCCGAAGACGGCAAGTGCGTACCGCGCCCGGTCGAGCGGCCGATTACCAAGTTCGAACGCCGTGGCGAACGTCTTGGGCATGGGGTTTGGGATTTGAAGTTCGAAAAACTGTCCTGA
- a CDS encoding DUF3392 domain-containing protein: MDLVLDLLATVSRWSRSNLSEIALALVGCLLVLFGADFKGWVEQRLGSIAGALRVPLMSLLCMIGSGAALIYATPWVVRGLSQFNNYSLAPVLLVVLVLIGVVADRR; encoded by the coding sequence ATGGATTTGGTACTCGACCTGCTTGCCACCGTGTCTCGCTGGAGCCGCAGCAACCTCTCGGAAATCGCCCTGGCCCTGGTGGGTTGCCTGCTGGTGCTGTTTGGTGCGGACTTCAAAGGCTGGGTCGAGCAGCGTCTGGGCAGCATCGCCGGCGCCTTGCGCGTGCCGCTGATGTCCCTGCTGTGCATGATCGGCAGCGGCGCGGCACTGATCTACGCCACACCGTGGGTCGTGCGCGGCTTGAGCCAGTTCAACAACTACAGCCTGGCACCGGTGTTACTGGTGGTGCTGGTGTTGATTGGCGTCGTGGCTGACCGCCGCTGA
- the metX gene encoding homoserine O-succinyltransferase MetX has translation MPAAFPPDSVGLVTPQVAHFSEPLALACGRSLPAYDLIYETYGTLNATASNAVLICHALSGHHHAAGYHSTDDRKPGWWDSCIGPGKPIDTSKFFVVSLNNLGGCNGSTGPSSINPETGKPFGADFPVLTVEDWVHSQARLADRLGIAQFAAVIGGSLGGMQAMQWSITYPDRIRHCLAIASAPKLSAQNIAFNEVARQAILTDPEFHGGSFQEHNVIPKRGLMLARMVGHITYLSDDSMGEKFGRGLKSEKLNYDFHSVEFQVESYLRYQGEEFSGRFDANTYLLMTKALDYFDPAANFDDNLAKTFEGAKAKFCVMSFTTDWRFSPARSRELVDALMAARKDVCYLEIDAPQGHDAFLIPIPRYLQAFGNYMNRITL, from the coding sequence ATGCCAGCTGCCTTTCCCCCCGATTCTGTTGGTCTGGTAACGCCGCAAGTGGCGCACTTCAGCGAGCCGCTGGCCTTGGCCTGTGGTCGTTCGCTCCCGGCCTATGACCTGATTTACGAAACCTACGGCACGCTGAACGCCACGGCGAGCAACGCCGTGCTGATCTGCCACGCCTTGTCCGGTCACCACCATGCCGCCGGCTACCACAGCACCGACGACCGCAAGCCCGGTTGGTGGGACAGCTGCATCGGTCCCGGCAAGCCGATCGACACCAGCAAGTTCTTCGTGGTCAGCCTGAACAACCTCGGCGGCTGCAACGGTTCCACCGGCCCCAGCAGCATAAATCCGGAGACCGGCAAGCCGTTCGGCGCCGACTTCCCGGTCTTGACCGTCGAAGATTGGGTGCACAGCCAGGCGCGCCTGGCCGATCGACTCGGCATCGCCCAGTTCGCGGCCGTGATCGGCGGCAGCCTCGGCGGCATGCAGGCGATGCAATGGAGCATCACCTACCCTGACCGCATCCGTCACTGCCTGGCCATCGCCTCGGCACCCAAGCTGTCGGCGCAGAACATCGCCTTCAACGAAGTGGCGCGCCAGGCGATCCTCACCGACCCCGAGTTCCACGGCGGTTCGTTCCAGGAACACAACGTGATCCCCAAGCGCGGCCTGATGCTGGCGCGGATGGTCGGGCACATCACCTACCTGTCCGACGACTCCATGGGTGAAAAATTCGGCCGCGGGCTCAAGAGCGAGAAGCTCAACTACGACTTCCACAGCGTCGAGTTCCAGGTTGAAAGCTACCTGCGTTATCAGGGTGAAGAGTTCTCCGGGCGCTTCGATGCCAACACGTACCTGTTGATGACCAAAGCGCTCGACTACTTCGATCCGGCGGCGAACTTCGACGATAACCTGGCAAAAACCTTTGAAGGTGCCAAAGCCAAGTTCTGCGTGATGTCGTTCACCACCGACTGGCGCTTCTCCCCTGCCCGCTCGCGGGAACTGGTGGACGCGCTGATGGCCGCGCGCAAGGACGTCTGCTACCTCGAGATCGACGCACCGCAAGGCCACGACGCCTTCCTGATTCCGATCCCGCGCTACCTGCAGGCATTCGGCAATTACATGAACCGCATTACGTTGTGA
- a CDS encoding DUF167 domain-containing protein, with amino-acid sequence MSWFRWEGDDLILECHLQPAARSDGFCGLHGDRLKIRLTAPPVEGKANAYLMAFLAKAFGVSKSQVSLISGELNRQKRVRICSPKKLPDLPDLVRPV; translated from the coding sequence GTGAGCTGGTTTCGCTGGGAAGGTGACGACCTGATTCTGGAGTGTCACCTGCAACCGGCAGCCCGTAGCGATGGTTTCTGCGGGCTGCACGGTGATCGCCTGAAGATCCGCCTGACCGCGCCGCCGGTCGAGGGCAAGGCCAACGCCTATCTGATGGCGTTCCTGGCCAAGGCCTTTGGCGTGTCCAAGAGCCAGGTCAGTTTGATCAGTGGCGAGTTGAACCGGCAGAAGCGGGTGCGAATCTGCTCGCCGAAGAAGTTGCCGGACTTGCCTGATCTGGTGCGTCCAGTCTGA
- a CDS encoding YggT family protein, whose protein sequence is MIGLNTAAVYVLQTLGSLYLLIVLMRFVLQLVRANFYNPICQFAVKATQPLLKPLRRIIPSVFGLDMSSLVLAILVQLALMALTLLLTYGTTGNPLQLLIWSIIGVTALFLNIFFFALIISVILSWVAPGSHNPGAELVNDICGPALAPFRKFLPNLGGLDLSPIFAFLAIKLIDMLVINNLAAMTMMPEILRVLI, encoded by the coding sequence ATGATTGGATTGAACACCGCAGCGGTCTACGTGCTGCAAACCCTCGGCAGCCTGTACCTGCTGATCGTGCTGATGCGCTTCGTACTGCAACTGGTGCGGGCGAACTTCTACAACCCGATCTGCCAGTTCGCCGTGAAAGCCACCCAGCCGCTGCTCAAGCCGCTGCGCCGAATCATCCCGAGCGTGTTCGGCCTGGACATGTCCTCGCTGGTGCTGGCGATCCTGGTGCAACTGGCACTGATGGCCCTGACCCTGTTGCTGACCTACGGCACCACTGGTAATCCGCTGCAACTGCTGATCTGGTCGATCATCGGTGTGACCGCGCTGTTCCTGAATATTTTCTTCTTTGCCCTGATCATCAGCGTGATCCTGTCCTGGGTCGCCCCGGGCAGCCATAACCCGGGCGCCGAACTGGTGAACGACATCTGCGGGCCAGCCCTGGCGCCGTTCCGCAAGTTCCTGCCGAACCTGGGCGGGCTGGATCTGTCGCCGATCTTTGCGTTCCTGGCGATCAAGCTGATCGACATGCTGGTGATCAACAACCTCGCCGCCATGACCATGATGCCGGAAATCCTCCGCGTGTTGATCTGA